One genomic segment of Candidatus Methylomirabilota bacterium includes these proteins:
- the purH gene encoding bifunctional phosphoribosylaminoimidazolecarboxamide formyltransferase/inosine monophosphate cyclohydrolase (involved in de novo purine biosynthesis): protein MVRVRRALISVSDKTGLIELASILHGLSVRIISTGGTARALREAGIPVVDVADVTGFPEMMDGRVKTLHPKIHAGILAKRGDPDHQQRLQELDISPIDLVVVNLYPFEATVSKADTTLDEAVEQIDIGGPSLIRAAAKNFEDVAVVVDPADYATVGAELRQDQGGLFRTRRFHLAAKAFGHVARYDALIAAYLERQCSNGDQSILPDRLDLRLMKLRPLRYGENPHQHAALYGDRLTREPSVAGATQLQGKELSFNNYLDLDAAFAMVVAFDEPVAVVVKHTNPCGVGIGSRLEEAYKRAMAADPVSAFGGVVGLNRPVDADTARELAATFVEAVIAPGCHEAALAILKDKKALRLLLVEPWPATTPADRATLEFRPIAHGMLVQERDQIDLDPDALRVMTQRAPSDAEMRALRFAWRVAKHVKSNAIVLTNEHATVGIGAGQMSRVDACRLAIMKAASPTKGTVLASDAFFPFRDGIDVAAAAGVTAIIQPGGSIRDAEAIAAADEAGMVMIFTGIRHFRH from the coding sequence TTGGTGCGTGTTCGACGGGCCCTGATCAGCGTTTCCGATAAGACGGGACTGATTGAACTGGCGTCGATACTGCATGGGCTGTCCGTTCGGATCATCTCGACCGGCGGAACGGCTCGTGCCCTTCGGGAAGCCGGGATCCCGGTAGTAGATGTCGCCGACGTCACAGGTTTTCCTGAGATGATGGACGGGCGGGTCAAAACCCTCCATCCAAAGATCCATGCCGGCATCCTGGCGAAACGAGGCGACCCAGACCACCAGCAGCGGCTGCAAGAGCTGGACATCTCACCCATTGACCTCGTCGTCGTCAACCTGTACCCCTTCGAAGCGACGGTCTCCAAGGCCGACACCACGCTGGATGAGGCTGTCGAACAGATCGATATCGGCGGACCAAGCCTCATCCGGGCTGCCGCAAAAAACTTTGAGGATGTCGCGGTTGTTGTTGATCCGGCCGATTACGCCACGGTCGGCGCAGAACTGCGGCAGGACCAAGGCGGGTTATTCCGGACCCGTCGGTTCCATTTGGCGGCGAAGGCCTTCGGGCACGTGGCCCGCTATGACGCGCTGATCGCCGCCTATCTGGAGCGGCAGTGCAGCAACGGAGATCAATCGATACTCCCCGATCGCCTCGATCTTCGCCTGATGAAGCTGAGGCCGCTCCGTTACGGCGAAAATCCGCACCAGCATGCCGCCCTGTATGGCGACCGCCTCACGCGCGAACCCTCTGTGGCGGGGGCAACGCAGCTTCAGGGGAAGGAGCTTTCCTTCAACAATTATCTGGATCTTGATGCCGCCTTCGCCATGGTTGTCGCGTTCGATGAACCGGTCGCTGTTGTGGTGAAGCACACCAATCCTTGCGGCGTCGGTATCGGGTCCCGACTGGAAGAGGCGTATAAACGCGCCATGGCCGCCGATCCGGTCTCGGCCTTCGGCGGGGTCGTTGGGCTCAATCGCCCTGTCGATGCCGACACCGCGCGGGAACTGGCGGCAACCTTTGTGGAGGCAGTCATTGCCCCGGGATGCCATGAGGCGGCACTCGCCATCCTGAAAGATAAGAAGGCTCTTCGGCTCCTGCTGGTTGAACCGTGGCCGGCAACCACGCCAGCCGACCGGGCTACTCTGGAGTTCCGACCGATCGCCCATGGGATGCTGGTCCAGGAACGCGATCAGATCGATCTCGATCCCGACGCCCTCCGCGTGATGACGCAACGCGCACCCAGCGATGCTGAGATGCGGGCGCTTCGGTTCGCGTGGCGCGTCGCGAAGCATGTGAAGTCCAATGCCATCGTCCTGACGAACGAACACGCGACGGTAGGGATCGGCGCCGGGCAGATGAGCCGGGTCGACGCCTGTCGACTGGCGATTATGAAGGCAGCCTCACCGACCAAGGGGACGGTCCTGGCATCCGACGCCTTCTTTCCGTTTCGGGATGGGATTGATGTCGCCGCCGCAGCCGGCGTGACGGCGATCATCCAGCCGGGCGGCTCCATTCGCGACGCGGAGGCGATCGCTGCAGCGGACGAGGCCGGCATGGTCATGATCTTTACCGGCATTCGGCACTTTCGCCATTGA
- a CDS encoding phosphoribosylamine--glycine ligase, translated as MQILVIGSGGREHALAWKIAQSPKVTKVWAAPGNAGIGEVAECIPISASDIRLLADFAERSRIDLTVVGPELPLTLGIVDEFERRGLRIFGPRKEAAVIEGSKVFAKGLMRRHHIPSGFFQTFESPEEAQRYIREIGTPLVIKADGLAAGKGVIICRELSEALDAVKKIMEERLFGDAGQRIVIEEYLEGEEASFHALTDGETVLPLASSQDHKRVFNGDQGPNTGGMGAYSPAPIITESIHRQIMERVMMPAVAGMATEGRPYRGVLYAGLMINRGEIKVLEFNARFGDPETQPLLLRLRSDLVPLLEAVVDGRLRDQIIDWRPDASVCVVMASKGYPGPYDHGARIDGLAEAATEPGVMIFHAGTSRVNEDIVTGGGRVLGVTGLGRDIQAAIATTYRAVKQIHWEGAHYRTDIGAHALGTVS; from the coding sequence ATGCAGATTCTTGTGATTGGATCGGGCGGCCGGGAACATGCGCTCGCATGGAAGATCGCTCAGAGTCCCAAGGTGACGAAGGTCTGGGCGGCGCCGGGCAACGCCGGGATCGGTGAGGTGGCCGAGTGTATACCGATCAGCGCCTCCGATATCCGCCTCCTGGCCGACTTCGCCGAACGCAGTCGGATCGATCTGACCGTCGTGGGACCCGAGCTGCCGCTGACCCTTGGCATCGTGGACGAGTTTGAGCGTCGCGGACTTCGGATCTTCGGACCCCGCAAGGAGGCGGCCGTCATCGAAGGAAGTAAAGTTTTCGCCAAGGGATTGATGCGGAGGCATCATATCCCCTCCGGCTTCTTTCAGACCTTCGAGTCGCCCGAGGAGGCGCAGCGATACATCCGGGAGATTGGAACCCCACTGGTCATTAAGGCTGATGGCCTGGCGGCAGGCAAGGGGGTCATTATTTGCCGCGAACTGTCTGAGGCCCTGGATGCGGTCAAGAAGATTATGGAAGAGCGGCTCTTCGGCGATGCCGGCCAGCGGATCGTCATCGAGGAGTACCTGGAGGGGGAGGAGGCCTCGTTTCACGCGTTGACCGACGGAGAAACCGTTCTACCGCTGGCATCGTCTCAGGATCATAAACGCGTCTTTAATGGGGATCAGGGGCCCAACACCGGAGGCATGGGCGCTTACTCCCCGGCCCCGATCATTACGGAGTCTATCCACCGGCAGATTATGGAACGGGTCATGATGCCGGCCGTCGCAGGGATGGCGACGGAAGGGCGGCCATACAGGGGCGTCCTGTACGCAGGGTTAATGATCAACAGGGGGGAGATCAAGGTGCTCGAGTTTAATGCCAGATTCGGTGACCCTGAGACGCAACCGCTGCTGTTGCGACTGCGGTCCGATCTGGTCCCGCTGCTGGAGGCAGTCGTGGACGGCCGATTGCGGGATCAGATCATCGACTGGAGACCCGACGCAAGTGTCTGCGTGGTCATGGCATCAAAAGGCTATCCCGGCCCGTACGATCACGGCGCCCGGATCGATGGGCTCGCAGAGGCCGCTACCGAACCAGGTGTGATGATCTTCCATGCCGGGACGAGCAGGGTCAATGAAGACATCGTGACCGGCGGCGGACGGGTCCTTGGTGTCACCGGGCTCGGACGAGACATTCAGGCGGCCATCGCCACCACCTACCGAGCGGTGAAGCAGATCCATTGGGAGGGCGCGCACTACCGAACCGACATCGGCGCCCACGCCCTCGGCACAGTCTCATAA
- the purE gene encoding 5-(carboxyamino)imidazole ribonucleotide mutase, producing MGSDSDLAVMELTAKALERFEIPFELKISSAHRSLDATLDYIRKAEARGIKVIVAGAGAAAHLAGVIAGQTTLPVIGVPLASSSLKGLDALLSIVQMPGGVPVATMAIGEAGAKNAAILAARILALSDERLQRKLQSFKEALASEVEEKDRTLQKRRA from the coding sequence ATGGGCAGCGACTCTGATCTGGCGGTGATGGAACTGACCGCAAAGGCCCTGGAACGATTTGAGATCCCGTTCGAGTTGAAAATCAGCTCTGCCCATCGTTCCCTCGACGCAACACTGGACTATATCCGGAAGGCTGAGGCACGAGGGATCAAGGTGATCGTCGCCGGCGCCGGGGCCGCAGCGCACCTTGCCGGGGTCATTGCGGGCCAGACGACGCTTCCGGTCATCGGGGTGCCGCTGGCCTCGAGCTCGCTGAAGGGTCTGGACGCGCTGCTCTCTATCGTGCAGATGCCCGGCGGTGTGCCGGTCGCCACGATGGCGATCGGCGAGGCGGGCGCGAAGAACGCCGCCATCCTGGCCGCGCGGATTCTGGCGCTGTCGGACGAGCGGCTCCAGCGCAAGCTGCAATCGTTCAAGGAGGCGCTCGCCTCTGAAGTGGAGGAAAAAGATCGCACGCTCCAGAAGCGCCGCGCCTGA
- a CDS encoding glycosyltransferase, with protein sequence MRDDSPHRAACDDLRQAPWLSVVIPFYNEEESIRPLHDQIAEVLDGLGRAYEVVAVDDGSTDRTPAVLEAIVKEDPRWRIVVLRRNFGQTAALSAGFDHATGDVIVTLDGDLQNDPADIPRLLERIQDYDVVSGWRADRQDPFLSRRLPSMIANWLISVTTGVRLHDYGCTLKAYRRVVVENLRLYGELHRFIPAIASWMGVAIAEVKINHHPRRFGRSKYSIVRTVRVLLDLIAVKFLLRFSTSPIQIFGGLGLAIGTAGGGLLLYLAGIKLLMNQSIGGRPLLLLAILLLILGVQLVGMGLLGEMVARVYHETQRKPIYMVHRIIREVKTAGDGIELDQ encoded by the coding sequence ATGCGGGACGACTCGCCCCATCGCGCCGCATGCGACGATCTTCGACAGGCACCATGGCTGTCCGTCGTGATCCCCTTTTACAACGAGGAAGAGAGCATCCGTCCCCTTCATGACCAAATCGCCGAGGTCCTGGATGGGCTCGGACGAGCGTACGAGGTGGTCGCCGTCGACGATGGCAGCACCGATCGGACGCCCGCCGTTCTCGAGGCGATCGTGAAAGAGGATCCGCGGTGGAGGATTGTGGTACTTCGGCGGAACTTCGGCCAGACGGCCGCCCTTTCCGCGGGCTTTGATCATGCGACGGGCGACGTGATCGTGACCCTCGATGGAGACCTCCAGAACGACCCGGCCGACATTCCGAGGCTCTTGGAGCGTATCCAGGATTATGACGTGGTCAGCGGCTGGCGGGCCGATCGTCAGGATCCTTTCCTGTCAAGGCGACTACCCTCAATGATCGCGAACTGGCTTATCTCCGTCACAACCGGCGTTCGGCTGCACGACTACGGATGTACGCTGAAGGCGTATCGACGGGTCGTCGTAGAGAACCTCCGGCTGTACGGGGAGTTGCATCGGTTTATCCCGGCCATTGCCAGTTGGATGGGCGTTGCCATCGCTGAGGTAAAAATCAACCACCATCCAAGACGATTCGGACGTTCCAAGTACTCCATTGTTCGAACGGTACGGGTCCTCCTGGATCTGATCGCCGTCAAGTTCCTCCTTCGTTTCAGCACCTCGCCGATCCAGATCTTCGGCGGGTTGGGACTCGCCATCGGCACCGCCGGGGGAGGATTGCTTCTGTACCTGGCCGGCATCAAGCTCCTCATGAACCAATCGATCGGCGGCAGGCCGCTCTTACTGCTCGCGATCCTTCTCCTCATCCTGGGGGTCCAGCTTGTCGGTATGGGCCTGCTCGGCGAGATGGTCGCGCGCGTCTATCATGAAACACAGCGCAAACCGATCTACATGGTCCACCGGATCATCCGTGAGGTCAAGACTGCAGGAGACGGCATTGAACTCGACCAATAG
- a CDS encoding phosphatase PAP2 family protein, producing MLATSWLERLHEWDEAGFYVITRTLRNPIFDLLMPFITDKWNFVLPAAALLGYVLLFRPKRDRIIALAAIAVILLADETSQLLKDLFERTRPFHPLRDLTRPVSFSFPSNHASNTFALATFLSYNYSRSGWLCFPAAVLVGYSRVYVGSHYPFDVVGGALWGILIGLLGVTVVRYVMRIVGIDATGNARDNKNQPTYEPDTFQ from the coding sequence ATGCTTGCCACATCATGGCTGGAACGATTGCACGAGTGGGACGAGGCGGGATTCTACGTGATTACCCGTACCCTCCGGAATCCGATCTTCGACCTTCTGATGCCCTTCATTACTGATAAGTGGAACTTCGTCCTGCCGGCGGCCGCGCTGCTCGGGTACGTATTGCTCTTCCGACCAAAGCGTGATCGGATCATCGCCTTGGCCGCGATTGCCGTCATTCTTCTTGCCGATGAAACCAGCCAGCTCTTGAAGGATCTCTTTGAACGGACCAGGCCTTTTCATCCCCTCAGAGACCTGACGCGTCCCGTTTCGTTCTCGTTTCCCTCAAACCACGCCAGCAACACGTTTGCTTTGGCTACATTTCTCTCCTATAATTATTCACGATCAGGATGGCTGTGCTTCCCTGCGGCGGTCCTCGTGGGCTATTCCCGGGTCTATGTCGGCTCCCATTATCCGTTTGATGTCGTGGGTGGAGCGCTCTGGGGGATCCTGATCGGACTTCTCGGCGTCACAGTGGTCCGGTATGTGATGCGGATCGTCGGAATCGACGCAACGGGCAACGCGAGAGACAACAAAAACCAGCCGACCTACGAACCCGATACGTTTCAGTAG
- the selD gene encoding selenide, water dikinase SelD, with amino-acid sequence MSGQQIRLTSLSHGAGUACKISPADLAQVLGQLPQFDDSRILVGAETSDDAAVYQLDGGQAIVQTVDYITPVVDDPYSCGQIAAANSLSDIYAMGATPLFALNIVGFPVGSLSLDILAEILRGGADKVREAGIPIIGGHSIDDPEPKYGLVVTGLIHPAKIYKNSTALIGDDLVLTKPLGIGIITTAIKRGKAAPSTIDAAVALMATLNKDASEAMVAVGAHACTDVTGFGLLGHLHEMTTGSKMGARVWLSKIPVLPEAWDLVRQGVCPGGTKRNYDSLQSAVTWDPGIDEEARLMLCDAQTSGGLLIAVPKDRTAALVRRLNERKTPVAALIGEIIEDQEGRIRVEP; translated from the coding sequence ATGAGTGGCCAACAGATTCGACTGACGTCGTTGTCGCACGGGGCCGGCTGAGCCTGTAAAATCAGCCCTGCTGATCTGGCTCAGGTGCTGGGCCAGCTTCCACAATTTGACGACTCGCGCATTCTTGTGGGGGCCGAGACCTCCGACGATGCCGCCGTGTACCAACTCGACGGCGGACAGGCCATCGTCCAGACCGTCGACTATATCACTCCCGTCGTCGACGACCCCTACAGTTGCGGTCAGATCGCCGCCGCCAACTCGCTGAGCGACATCTATGCGATGGGTGCGACCCCGCTCTTCGCCCTGAACATTGTCGGGTTTCCCGTGGGATCGCTATCCTTGGATATCCTGGCGGAGATCCTTCGCGGCGGCGCCGATAAGGTTCGGGAGGCCGGGATCCCGATCATCGGAGGCCACAGCATTGACGATCCGGAGCCCAAATACGGCCTCGTTGTCACCGGACTGATCCATCCTGCAAAAATCTATAAGAACTCGACTGCCCTGATCGGCGATGATCTGGTGTTGACCAAACCTCTCGGCATCGGGATTATCACAACGGCGATTAAGCGCGGCAAGGCCGCACCATCAACGATCGATGCGGCCGTCGCATTGATGGCAACGCTGAATAAAGACGCATCGGAGGCCATGGTCGCGGTAGGCGCCCACGCCTGTACGGATGTGACCGGTTTCGGACTGCTCGGCCACCTGCATGAGATGACGACAGGGAGCAAGATGGGCGCGCGGGTGTGGCTTTCGAAGATCCCCGTCCTGCCGGAGGCCTGGGATCTGGTCAGACAAGGGGTCTGCCCTGGTGGAACAAAACGCAATTATGACTCGCTGCAATCCGCCGTTACATGGGATCCAGGGATTGATGAAGAGGCCCGACTGATGCTCTGCGACGCCCAGACCTCCGGCGGCCTCCTGATCGCTGTCCCGAAGGACAGGACGGCGGCCCTTGTGCGGCGCCTGAATGAGCGCAAGACACCGGTCGCGGCCCTCATCGGCGAAATCATCGAGGACCAAGAGGGCCGGATCCGCGTGGAGCCGTAG
- a CDS encoding DNA polymerase subunit beta, which produces MPHISIDQERLADFCRRWRITELALFGSVLRKDFSPESDVDVLVVFGPDADWRYEHFLTMEEELEALCGRKVDLVEKRLVEQSENYIRRKHILTHLEPLYVAR; this is translated from the coding sequence ATGCCGCACATCTCGATCGATCAGGAGCGCCTGGCGGATTTCTGCCGACGATGGCGAATCACCGAACTGGCATTGTTCGGATCGGTCCTGCGGAAGGATTTCAGTCCCGAAAGCGATGTGGATGTGCTCGTCGTATTTGGGCCAGACGCAGATTGGCGGTATGAGCATTTTCTGACGATGGAAGAGGAATTGGAAGCCCTGTGCGGCCGAAAGGTCGATCTGGTTGAGAAGCGGTTGGTGGAACAAAGCGAGAATTACATTCGACGCAAGCACATATTGACACACTTGGAACCGCTCTATGTGGCGAGATGA
- the amrB gene encoding AmmeMemoRadiSam system protein B, with amino-acid sequence MIRRAVVAGSFYPGIPDRLQAQAADLIAGESPRVRAIGAVVPHAGYMYSGRVAGAVYARLIVPDVVVLLGPNHTGVGAGVAIMTEGAWETPLGQVPVDTELAQAILRYSQTIEEDDLGHRREHSIEVQLPLLQASGRSFSFVPICLFSSEYAVCRDVGLAVARTIQESDRSVLMVASTDMSHYVSREQAQVKDRHAIDAILACDPERLHRVVRREGITMCGFHPTTAMLIAAKELGATSTELVRYAHSGDITKDYSSVVGYAGLIVT; translated from the coding sequence ATGATTCGACGGGCGGTCGTAGCCGGCTCGTTCTATCCGGGGATACCCGACCGGTTGCAAGCGCAGGCCGCCGACTTGATCGCAGGGGAGTCCCCCAGGGTCCGGGCGATCGGGGCCGTTGTCCCTCATGCCGGCTATATGTATTCCGGGAGGGTGGCCGGAGCCGTCTATGCCAGGCTCATCGTTCCGGATGTGGTGGTTCTTCTGGGGCCGAACCACACCGGCGTAGGAGCGGGGGTGGCGATTATGACCGAGGGCGCATGGGAAACGCCCCTGGGACAGGTGCCCGTTGATACAGAGTTGGCTCAAGCAATCCTACGATACTCCCAGACGATCGAGGAGGATGATCTTGGGCACCGGCGCGAGCACTCGATCGAGGTACAGCTCCCCCTGCTTCAGGCGTCCGGCCGGTCCTTCTCTTTCGTGCCGATCTGCCTCTTCAGCAGCGAATATGCCGTCTGCCGGGACGTTGGGTTGGCGGTGGCTCGGACCATCCAAGAGTCGGATCGATCGGTACTGATGGTGGCCAGCACCGACATGAGTCATTACGTCAGCCGGGAACAGGCTCAGGTAAAAGATCGCCACGCAATCGATGCGATCCTGGCGTGCGATCCAGAGCGCCTGCATCGAGTCGTACGACGCGAAGGTATCACCATGTGTGGATTTCATCCGACCACGGCCATGCTGATTGCGGCTAAAGAGCTTGGGGCTACCTCAACGGAACTGGTCCGCTACGCTCATTCAGGCGACATCACCAAAGATTACTCCAGCGTCGTCGGCTACGCCGGACTGATTGTCACATAA
- a CDS encoding lipopolysaccharide heptosyltransferase I produces the protein MSAPSRRDPVPMDRVQRILIIKPSSLGDVVHALPFLSSLRRRYPDRYIAWLIEEEAAGLLLGHPLLDRVIVSGRRRWGRAVRSPLHGSGTLREVAALIAELRRGQYDLVIDLQGLLKSALMVLCAGAPFRVGLAGGREGSGRALTHVVPLPPGPVHAVDRYLEAARFLGAEPLVKTFVFASRPDDGARAEALLAEAGVGPNMPVIALNPQARWRTKLWGEGEFAHVGEILAHRYGARIIFIGSSADLPIARRLARRMNPPPFVATGRTDLKDLIALLQRIDLLVTVDSGPMHLAAALGTPLVALFGPTDPRLVGPYGGEGVVLRVPLPCSPCSKRRCLIETDRLCMQSISVEQVIEAAATLLSAGPACRAGVDRSLSTR, from the coding sequence ATGAGCGCCCCATCCCGACGTGACCCTGTACCGATGGACCGGGTACAGCGCATCCTCATCATCAAGCCGAGTTCGCTCGGCGATGTGGTCCATGCGCTGCCGTTTCTCAGCTCGCTCAGACGACGGTACCCCGATCGATATATCGCGTGGCTGATAGAGGAGGAGGCGGCAGGGCTGCTGCTGGGTCATCCCCTGCTGGATCGGGTCATCGTGTCAGGCCGCAGGCGGTGGGGAAGAGCGGTGCGATCGCCCCTTCACGGGTCGGGGACGCTGCGGGAGGTCGCGGCGCTGATCGCGGAACTCCGTCGCGGTCAGTACGACCTGGTGATTGATTTGCAGGGATTGCTGAAGAGCGCGCTGATGGTGCTCTGCGCCGGTGCACCATTCCGGGTCGGCCTCGCGGGGGGCCGCGAGGGGAGCGGGCGCGCGTTGACGCACGTGGTGCCGCTTCCGCCCGGGCCTGTGCATGCCGTAGACCGGTACCTGGAGGCTGCCAGGTTTCTGGGCGCAGAACCGCTGGTGAAGACCTTTGTATTCGCTTCCAGGCCAGACGACGGGGCGAGGGCGGAGGCGCTCCTGGCGGAGGCAGGGGTCGGGCCGAATATGCCGGTGATCGCCCTCAATCCTCAGGCGCGTTGGCGCACGAAACTCTGGGGAGAGGGGGAGTTCGCGCACGTGGGGGAGATACTGGCTCATCGGTATGGGGCCAGGATCATTTTTATCGGATCCTCCGCGGACCTTCCGATTGCCAGGCGTCTGGCGCGTCGCATGAACCCACCACCGTTCGTGGCCACCGGTCGGACCGACCTTAAGGATCTGATTGCACTCCTTCAGCGGATCGACCTTCTGGTAACGGTGGATTCCGGTCCTATGCACCTGGCAGCCGCCCTCGGTACGCCCCTGGTTGCGCTCTTTGGCCCGACCGATCCGCGACTTGTCGGTCCCTATGGGGGTGAAGGGGTCGTGCTGCGGGTGCCCTTGCCGTGCAGCCCCTGTTCAAAGCGACGGTGTCTGATCGAAACAGATCGTCTGTGTATGCAATCGATCTCGGTCGAGCAGGTCATCGAAGCGGCTGCAACGCTCCTCAGTGCGGGTCCGGCCTGTCGAGCCGGTGTGGATCGTTCGTTATCGACACGGTAG
- the waaF gene encoding lipopolysaccharide heptosyltransferase II gives MEDPTARRLPDTLYPPSYTRPPTLRAMTPATLHVRRTFEADRVRSILVASPNWLGDAVLALPALANLRHSFPGARIALLVRPWLSPLFRSLPCVDELIELPPRGELLWAATVLRQRSFDLALLFPNSFRFALIGWLARIPHRIGYIADGRGPLLTVGVRPSSGAVLHQAEAYLGLLRALKWDAWVRPGGFLLPPESDAEAEKLLTESGLPPHSLVIGITPGASYGTAKRWPIERFAAVAERLADRFDAIALLFGSSREASLTKILRDRIRGTVIDFGGRTGLTELASLLKRCTLLLTNDTGTMHLASALGIPCVALFGPTDPRHTAPLGIGHQVVQNPPTCSPCRYRDCPIDHRCMQGLDVERVVAAAEALLTRVPLSVEQTIRRAPAVFLDRDGTINEEIGAIQHPELMRPIPGAAAALKRLGEAGYLRIVVSNQARVARGDATEKSVEAVHRRLLQLLQADGGETDAFYYCPHHPREGRFPYRRGCLCRKPEPGLVQQAAAEQQVDLERSYVVGDKVSDMRLADRLGLPAVLVLTGYGRESLERLRAAGGPMPAHTASDLLEAAEWIAQRRHQG, from the coding sequence ATGGAAGACCCAACCGCACGCCGACTACCCGACACCCTATACCCTCCATCCTACACCCGACCCCCTACACTCAGAGCCATGACTCCTGCGACGCTGCACGTTCGACGGACGTTCGAAGCTGACCGGGTGCGATCGATTCTGGTCGCAAGCCCGAATTGGTTGGGTGATGCGGTGCTCGCACTACCCGCCCTTGCCAACCTGCGGCACTCGTTTCCCGGCGCAAGGATCGCGCTCCTGGTGCGTCCATGGCTCAGTCCGCTGTTTCGATCCCTGCCATGTGTCGACGAACTTATTGAATTGCCCCCTCGCGGCGAGTTGTTGTGGGCGGCGACCGTGCTGCGACAGCGATCCTTTGATCTGGCCCTGCTGTTCCCAAACAGCTTCCGGTTTGCGCTGATCGGTTGGTTGGCACGGATCCCGCATCGTATCGGCTATATCGCCGACGGGCGGGGCCCGCTGTTGACGGTCGGGGTGCGGCCATCGAGCGGGGCCGTGCTCCATCAGGCTGAGGCCTACCTTGGATTGCTGCGGGCGCTCAAGTGGGATGCGTGGGTCCGGCCCGGCGGGTTCCTGCTGCCGCCGGAGAGCGACGCGGAGGCCGAGAAGCTGCTCACTGAATCGGGCCTTCCCCCTCACTCCCTGGTCATCGGCATCACACCGGGGGCCAGCTATGGGACGGCAAAGCGCTGGCCCATCGAGCGATTTGCGGCTGTCGCCGAGCGTCTGGCCGATCGGTTTGATGCGATTGCCTTGCTGTTCGGCTCATCGCGGGAGGCGTCACTAACGAAAATCCTTCGCGATCGGATCCGCGGGACGGTGATCGATTTCGGCGGCCGGACGGGTCTGACTGAGTTGGCCAGCCTGCTGAAGCGGTGTACGCTCTTACTAACGAACGATACGGGGACGATGCATCTGGCCTCCGCCTTGGGGATCCCTTGCGTCGCGCTATTCGGTCCTACGGATCCTCGCCACACAGCCCCTCTCGGTATCGGTCATCAGGTTGTTCAGAATCCACCGACCTGCAGCCCGTGCCGCTACCGCGACTGCCCGATCGATCATCGATGCATGCAGGGGCTGGACGTGGAACGGGTCGTGGCTGCGGCGGAGGCGCTGCTCACGCGTGTGCCCCTTTCCGTCGAGCAGACTATCCGGCGAGCCCCTGCGGTCTTTCTGGACAGGGACGGCACCATCAATGAGGAGATCGGGGCGATCCAACACCCCGAGCTGATGAGACCGATCCCCGGCGCAGCGGCGGCATTGAAACGCCTTGGCGAAGCAGGGTATCTGCGGATCGTCGTCAGTAACCAGGCGCGAGTCGCCAGGGGGGACGCCACTGAGAAGTCGGTCGAAGCGGTGCATCGACGGCTTCTGCAACTGCTCCAAGCGGATGGTGGAGAGACCGACGCCTTTTACTACTGTCCTCACCATCCTCGGGAAGGACGATTCCCGTACAGACGCGGCTGTCTGTGTCGGAAGCCTGAACCCGGATTGGTTCAGCAGGCGGCCGCTGAGCAACAGGTGGACCTGGAACGGTCGTATGTGGTTGGGGACAAGGTCAGCGACATGCGGCTGGCGGATCGGCTGGGTCTCCCTGCGGTGCTGGTGCTGACAGGCTACGGGCGGGAGTCGTTGGAGCGCCTGCGCGCAGCAGGGGGTCCGATGCCCGCCCATACGGCGAGCGATCTGCTGGAGGCTGCCGAGTGGATTGCGCAAAGGCGCCACCAGGGATGA